From a region of the Helianthus annuus cultivar XRQ/B chromosome 5, HanXRQr2.0-SUNRISE, whole genome shotgun sequence genome:
- the LOC110941423 gene encoding peroxidase 9, translating into MASFKLLYVTFTLLTLLSSSTFCLGYPGFNFGRGRGGRGVGGVSRPIGGQRFSGLSPRFYSQSCPQANDIVISVLKTAISKDPRMAASLIRLHFHDCFVQGCDASVLLDDHPTFTSEKKSVPNKNSIRGFEVIDEIKAKLEQACPQTVSCADILALAARGSTVLSGGPNWELPLGRRDSRKASLNGSNKNIPPPNSTIQNLVTSFRRQGLNEVDLVSLSGAHTLGMARCTTFKQRLYNQNGNNQPDSTLERSYYHDLKGVCPKTGGDNNISPLDLASPITFDNMYFKLIMSGKGLLTSDQVLLSGKLGKTMQLVKAFADDHTLFFNHFARSMVRMGNIRLVTGNKGEVRKNCRRIN; encoded by the exons ATGGCTTCTTTCAAACTTCTCTATGTCACTTTCACACTACTTACTCTACTCTCATCCTCCACTTTCTGCTTAGGCTACCCTGGCTTCAACTTTGGGCGGGGTCGCGGTGGTCGTGGCGTCGGTGGTGTTAGCCGCCCTATTGGCGGTCAAAGGTTTTCTGGACTCTCCCCGCGATTTTACAGTCAGTCTTGCCCTCAAGCTAACGACATTGTCATATCGGTCCTTAAAACCGCAATCTCTAAGGACCCGAGAATGGCTGCTTCTTTGATCAGGCTTCATTTTCATGACTGTTTTGTTCAG GGATGTGATGCATCTGTGCTGTTGGATGATCATCCAACATTTACTAGCGAAAAGAAATCGGTCCCAAACAAGAATTCTATTCGCGGGTTTGAAGTGATTGATGAGATCAAAGCTAAACTCGAACAAGCTTGTCCCCAGACAGTTTCTTGTGCGGACATTCTTGCCCTTGCCGCTCGAGGCTCCACTGTTCTA AGTGGTGGACCGAATTGGGAATTACCATTAGGTAGACGCGACTCGAGAAAAGCCAGTCTTAACGGATCAAACAAAAACATTCCTCCACCGAATTCAACGATTCAAAATCTTGTAACATCTTTTCGACGTCAAGGCCTTAACGAAGTTGATCTAGTCTCACTTTCTG GAGCTCATACATTAGGGATGGCGAGATGCACGACGTTTAAGCAACGACTATACAATCAAAACGGAAACAACCAACCCGATTCAACTCTAGAAAGAAGCTACTACCATGACTTGAAAGGCGTATGCCCTAAAACCGGCGGTGACAACAACATTTCACCGCTAGATCTTGCATCACCCATAACATTCGACAACATGTATTTCAAGCTCATCATGTCTGGAAAAGGTCTTCTTACTTCAGACCAAGTGCTTTTGTCTGGAAAACTTGGAAAAACTATGCAGTTAGTGAAGGCTTTTGCTGATGATCACACTCTTTTCTTTAACCATTTCGCGCGATCCATGGTTAGAATGGGTAATATCCGTCTGGTTACCGGTAACAAGGGTGAAGTAAGGAAGAACTGCAGAAGGATTAATTAG
- the LOC110941424 gene encoding mitogen-activated protein kinase homolog NTF3 has protein sequence MATPVEPPNGVGTEGKHYFSMWQALFEIDTKYVPIKPIGRGAYGIVCSSVNRETNEKVAIKKIHNAFDNRIDALRTLRELKLLRHLRHENVIALKDVMVPVHRRSFRDVYLVYELMDTDLHQIIKSSQALTNDHCQYFLFQLLRGLKYLHSANILHRDLKPGNLLINANCDLKICDFGLARTRSGKDQFMTEYVVTRWYRAPELLLCCDDYGTSIDVWSVGCIFAELLGRKPLFPGTECLNQLRLIINILGSQREEEIEFIDNPKARKFIKSLPFTQGTPFSRLYPHAHPLAADLLQKMLVFDPSKRISVTEALNHPYMSSLYDPRCDPPVHAPLDMDIDEDLGEDVIREMMWKEMLHYHPEVAATSE, from the exons ATGGCAACACCAGTTGAACCACCAAACGGTGTCGGAACAGAAGGAAAGCACTATTTTTCTATGTGGCAGGCGTTGTTCGAAATCGATACCAAATACGTACCCATCAAGCCCATTGGCCGAGGTGCTTATGGAATAGTTTGCTCGTCTGTTAACCGTGAAACGAACGAAAAGGTTGCGATAAAGAAGATTCATAACGCGTTTGATAACCGTATTGATGCTCTAAGGACTTTACGTGAACTTAAACTTCTTCGTCATCTTAGACATGAAAATGTTATTGCTTTAAAAGACGTCATGGTGCCGGTCCACAGAAGAAGTTTTAGAGATGTTTATTTGGTTTATGAGCTTATGGATACCGATTTGCATCAGATTATTAAATCATCGCAGGCGCTTACAAATGATCACTGCCAGTATTTCCTCTTTCAG TTGTTGCGCGGGCTTAAGTATCTCCACTCAGCAAACATTCTCCACCGTGACTTAAAGCCCGGAAACTTACTCATAAACGCAAATTGCGACCTAAAAATATGTGATTTCGGGCTTGCACGAACCAGAAGCGGTAAAGATCAGTTCATGACAGAGTACGTGGTGACCCGTTGGTACCGGGCCCCAGAGCTTCTTCTATGCTGTGACGATTACGGTACCTCAATTGACGTTTGGTCTGTCGGGTGCATCTTCGCTGAACTTCTCGGTAGAAAACCGTTGTTTCCCGGTACAGAATGTCTTAACCAATTACGATTAATTATAAACATTCTCGGAAGCCAACGAGAAGAGGAGATCGAGTTTATTGACAACCCGAAAGCTAGAAAGTTCATAAAGTCGTTACCGTTTACACAAGGGACTCCGTTTTCTCGACTGTATCCTCACGCGCATCCGTTAGCGGCTGATTTATTGCAAAAGATGCTCGTTTTTGATCCTTCGAAGAGAATTAGTGTGACGGAAGCACTTAACCATCCTTACATGTCGTCACTTTACGACCCGAGATGTGATCCACCCGTTCACGCTCCATTGGATATGGATATAGATGAGGATTTAGGGGAAGACGTGATAAGAGAAATGATGTGGAAAGAGATGCTTCATTATCATCCCGAAGTCGCTGCTACCTCTGAATGA
- the LOC110941425 gene encoding pentatricopeptide repeat-containing protein At5g18390, mitochondrial — MILFARLILAKRITARLPLPDRTAFSLRTLKTAVTDHLSNGGSKGGGGRDGTNDDYFATIHHISNIVRRDIYLERTLNKMCISRIINSELVYRVLRSCSGSGIESFRFFNWARTQHPQYEPTTVEFEELLKILAKTRHWETMWKVAHQMKTQKLPISSSVVSFIIEHYGKNGLIDQAVELFNKCKNFNCSQTTEIYNALLFALCEVKNFQGAYALIRRMVRKGVVPDKKTYSVLVNGWCSAGKMKEAQMFLEEMSQKGFNPPVRGRDLLIGGLLNAGYLESAKGLVRKMTKEGFVPDVSTFNSLAEAICQSGEIDFCIDLYHDVCRLGLCPDIETYKIMIAAASKIGKLDEAFSILYRSIEDGNKPFPSLYAPILKGLFKNGMFDDAFSFFSDMKQKGHPPNRPIYTMLLKMCARGGRYIEAANYLIEMTEFKLSPMSRHFDMVTDGLKNCGKHDMATRIEQLEISMRGM, encoded by the coding sequence ATGATTCTGTTTGCaagattaatacttgcaaagagAATAACTGCTAGGTTACCATTACCCGACCGCACTGCTTTTAGTTTAAGAACCCTAAAAACCGCTGTGACCGACCACTTGAGTAATGGTGGAAGTAAAGGAGGTGGTGGCAGAGATGGAACAAATGATGATTATTTTGCCACAATTCATCATATTTCAAACATTGTTCGTCGCGACATTTATTTAGAACGAACGCTGAATAAGATGTGCATTTCCCGGATTATCAACTCAGAGCTTGTGTATCGTGTTCTTCGTAGTTGTTCCGGTTCGGGTATCGAGTCGTTTCGGTTTTTCAACTGGGCGCGTACCCAACACCCGCAATACGAACCCACAACTGTTGAGTTCGAAGAACTCCTTAAAATCTTGGCCAAAACTCGTCATTGGGAAACCATGTGGAAGGTGGCTCACCAGATGAAAACGCAAAAGCTCCCGATTTCTTCATCTGTGGTTTCGTTCATCATTGAACATTATGGTAAGAACGGGCTTATCGATCAAGCCGTTGAGCTTTTTAACAAATGCAAGAACTTTAATTGCTCGCAAACTACCGAAATATACAACGCCTTGCTCTTTGCCCTTTGTGAGGTCAAGAATTTTCAAGGCGCGTATGCGTTGATTAGACGAATGGTCCGTAAAGGGGTGGTTCCCGATAAGAAAACGTACTCGGTTTTAGTTAACGGTTGGTGCTCTGCTGGTAAAATGAAAGAGGCCCAAATGTTTCTAGAAGAAATGAGCCAAAAAGGGTTCAACCCACCGGTTCGCGGGCGAGATCTTTTGATTGGTGGGTTGTTAAACGCGGGTTATCTCGAATCCGCAAAAGGGTTAGTACGAAAAATGACGAAAGAGGGATTCGTACCCGATGTGAGTACGTTTAACTCGTTAGCGGAAGCTATATGTCAATCGGGCGAGATCGATTTCTGTATCGATTTATACCATGATGTTTGTCGATTAGGTTTATGCCCCGATATCGAGACATATAAAATTATGATCGCTGCAGCTTCAAAAATCGGTAAACTTGATGAGGCGTTTAGTATTCTTTATAGATCGATTGAAGACGGAAATAAACCGTTTCCGAGCTTATACGCCCCGATTCTTAAGGGACTGTTTAAAAACGGAATGTTTGATGATGCGTTTAGTTTTTTTAGTGATATGAAACAAAAGGGACATCCGCCAAACAGACCGATTTATACTATGCTTTTGAAGATGTGCGCGCGTGGAGGTAGATACATTGAAGCTGCGAATTATTTAATAGAGATGACCGAGTTTAAATTGTCACCAATGTCccgacattttgatatggttacTGATGGATTAAAGAATTGTGGAAAGCATGATATGGCTACGAGGATAGAGCAGTTGGAAATATCTATGAGGGGTATGTGA